From Oceanivirga salmonicida, the proteins below share one genomic window:
- a CDS encoding DUF3021 family protein, whose protein sequence is MKKEMIKRIFMGPFIGIGNGIIISLIFNYINSSNIYYATNLSFYNKFDNHLTPTVISFACFAIIGIISNLASMIYDIKNMSIFLKTLMHIFIIYLTVFIIGKYLHWFGGDIYSIILNFIIFSIIYLIIWVIFYLIEKKEIEKINKKLKDKN, encoded by the coding sequence ATGAAAAAAGAGATGATAAAAAGAATATTTATGGGTCCTTTTATAGGAATAGGAAATGGTATTATTATATCACTAATATTTAATTATATTAATAGTTCTAACATATATTATGCGACTAACCTAAGTTTTTATAATAAGTTTGATAATCATTTAACACCTACTGTAATATCTTTTGCATGTTTTGCAATTATAGGTATAATATCTAATTTAGCATCTATGATATATGATATAAAAAACATGAGTATTTTTTTAAAAACTTTAATGCATATTTTTATAATCTACTTAACTGTTTTTATAATCGGTAAATATTTGCATTGGTTTGGTGGAGATATATATTCTATTATACTAAACTTTATAATATTCTCAATAATATATCTAATAATTTGGGTAATTTTTTATCTTATTGAGAAAAAAGAAATAGAAAAAATTAATAAAAAATTAAAAGATAAAAATTAA